In a single window of the Coffea eugenioides isolate CCC68of chromosome 3, Ceug_1.0, whole genome shotgun sequence genome:
- the LOC113765643 gene encoding putative late blight resistance protein homolog R1B-14 — translation MCSVWDGKERHNPEFCSMIYEQQQKITPIDFQVYEIYMEVLRATRSSKSLHNRMMDKQILKNFIDSLISCLWELLCCSSSFMDSLKDEMRILYAGLRFLRSILREQQEKMDEQNEKIGALLCEAGIIICLPSLNRVKEGEVSLSERTEALDCYDMLANTNIHIKHFKDQISGSSIIESLPSFHSLRAPEVSKTSSHILSKGKMPIAHEVMVGLDDEAAKVIERLIWGPEQVEIVPIVGMAGLGKTTLAKKVYNDSSVICNFHIRLWCTVSQEFNMKSLLIQILCSDGKRSRMDKELKNLNEHELLHKLYQRLKTKRYLVVFDDVWDIKVEYGGKPHNLRPLSEKESFELLLKKVFRKEDCPQALCGIATKIAKKCRGLPLVVVVVAGVLATIGHDSLVWEEFAESLTSTMVSGTDQCKKSLELSYEHLPYHLKACLLYFAAFREDEKIGAKNLMRLWIAEGFVEKIEGKRSEVIAEEYLMDLIGRNLVMVSKSRSIGGVKTCYIHDLIFEFCKGEAKEKKFLQVLRGYDELSTFNEPPNLPRLSICSSGEDFIRPKLFCPYLGTLLFFDATPGDKFELRNISFLFCIYKQLKVLNLEGIMLRLKELPAEVESLLCLRYLALRAWKMEFIPPSIAKLSHLETFRLYSHQMVSLPDSIWNMKKLRHVHVRHGVVIPFSSNDNVVENLSTLPNLDTLSTLRLYLDKEGEKLLRRIPNIRRLKIFHLGDQNRVCCNMSRLECLESLTLGGFCLLGSVEHVELSFPINLKELSLEALGLPCREMSLIEQLPNLEVLKLRVQSMEGRKWELMEGGLPKLRVLTLKCVAIVEWIETDPDSDDYFPCLQQLELHGISYLEIMPACLGRISTLETINVSFCGDGVKSLVREIEEAQKYNGNENLKIIYRKY, via the exons ATGTGCTCTGTTTGGGATGGTAAGGAGCGGCACAATCCTGAGTTCTGCTCCATGATATATGAGCAACAACAGAAAATCACACCTATTGATTTTCAAGTCTATGAGATTTATATGGAAGTTCTTAGAGCTACAAGATCCTCAAAATCATTGCATAATAGAATGATGGATAAGCAGATATTGAAAAACTTCATTGATTCTCTCATAAGTTGTCTCTGGGAGCTGTTATGCTGCAGCTCTAGCTTTATGGATTCTTTGAAAGATGAAATGCGAATACTCTATGCAGGACTGAGGTTCTTGAGAAGCATTTTAAGGGAGCAGCAGGAGAAGATGGATGAACAAAACGAAAAAATTGGTGCTCTTCTTTGTGAGGCAGGCATTATAATTTGCTTGCCTTCTCTAAACAGAGTGAAGGAAGGAGAAGTTAGCTTATCAGAAAGAACAGAGGCCCTTGACTGTTATGATATGCTGGCTAATACCAACATCCATATCAAGCATTTTAAGGATCAGATCAGTGGCTCAAGCATTATTGAAAGTCTTCCTTCCTTTCACAGCTTAAGAGCACCAGAAGTTAGCAAGACTTCCAGCCACATTCTATCAAAAGGTAAAATGCCAATAGCCCACGAAGTCATGGTTGGTCTCGATGATGAGGCAGCAAAAGTAATTGAACGACTTATATGGGGACCAGAACAGGTGGAAATTGTTCCTATTGTGGGAATGGCTGGGCTTGGTAAGACAACTTTAGCcaaaaaagtttacaatgacAGTTCAGTAATCTGTAACTTCCACATTCGTCTTTGGTGCACTGTTTCTCAAGAATTTAACATGAAAAGCTTGTTAATACAAATTTTGTGTTCTGATGGAAAACGGTCAAGGATGGACAAAGAGCTTAAAAACTTGAATGAACATGAATTGCTTCACAAGCTCTATCAAAGGCTGAAGACGAAGAGGtatcttgttgtttttgatGATGTCTGGGACATTAAG GTTGAATATGGGGGGAAACCTCACAATCTTCGTCCACTCAGTGAGAAAGAAAGTTTTGAATTACTGCTGAAGAAGGTATTTAGAAAAGAAGATTGTCCTCAAGCATTGTGTGGAATTGCTACGAAGATTGCCAAGAAGTGCAGGGGATTGCCACTAGTAGTTGTTGTTGTTGCTGGAGTTCTGGCAACTATAGGGCATGATAGTTTGGTTTGGGAAGAATTTGCTGAAAGTTTAACTTCAACCATGGTGTCTGGTACAGACCAGTGCAAGAAGTCATTGGAGCTCAGTTATGAGCATTTACCGTATCACTTGAAGGCATGCTTGCTGTATTTTGCTGCATTTCGAGAAGATGAAAAAATTGGTGCCAAGAATTTGATGCGTCTATGGATTGCAGAAGGGTTTGTggaaaaaattgaaggaaaaagaTCGGAGGTCATTGCAGAAGAATATCTGATGGACCTAATTGGTCGAAACTTAGTTATGGTAAGTAAAAGCAGATCCATTGGTGGAGTCAAAACTTGTTACATTCACGATTTGATTTTTGAGTTCTGTAAGGGCGAggctaaagaaaagaaatttcttcaggTCCTGCGAGGATATGATGAGCTCTCTACCTTTAATGAGCCTCCCAACCTACCTCGGTTGTCCATTTGCTCCAGTGGAGAAGATTTTATAAGGCCAAAGCTATTTTGTCCATATTTAGGTACTCTGCTATTCTTTGATGCTACTCCAGGAGATAAGTTTGAGTTGCGTAACATCTCCTTCCTTTTTTGCATCTACAAACAACttaaagttttgaatttagAGGGCATTATGCTAAGGCTGAAGGAGCTTCCAGCTGAAGTTGAATCACTTCTTTGTTTGAGGTACTTAGCCCTTAGAGCTTGGAAAATGGAATTCATTCCACCATCTATAGCCAAGCTCTCACATTTGGAAACCTTTCGTCTATATTCTCACCAGATGGTTTCATTGCCAGATAGCATCTGGAACATGAAGAAGTTGAGGCATGTACATGTAAGGCATGGCGTCGTTATTCCTTTCTCTTCCAATGACAATGTTGTTGAAAACCTCTCTACTTTACCTAATTTAGACACACTCTCTACTCTGCGTCTTTATCTTGATAAAGAAGGAGAGAAACTGTTGAGAAGGATTCCCAACATTCGCCGACTTAAAATTTTCCATTTGGGGGATCAAAACAGAGTATGCTGCAACATGAGTCGACTAGAATGCCTAGAGTCACTCACCTTAGGGGGCTTCTGCCTCTTAGGCTCAGTGGAACATGTTGAGCTTTCTTTTCCCATTAATTTGAAAGAGTTGAGTCTTGAAGCTCTGGGTCTTCCCTGTAGAGAAATGTCATTGATTGAACAACTACCCAATCTTGAAGTCCTCAAATTAAGAGTCCAGTCAATGGAGGGCCGAAAATGGGAGCTGATGGAAGGAGGATTACCTAAACTCAGGGTCTTGACTTTGAAATGTGTAGCGATTGTTGAGTGGATAGAGACAGACCCTGACAGTGATGATTACTTCCCTTGCCTTCAGCAATTAGAACTCCACGGAATttcttatttggaaattatgcCTGCTTGTTTAGGGCGTATATCAACTCTTGAAACAATTAATGTGAGTTTTTGCGGAGATGGCGTCAAATCTTTAGTACGGGAAATTGAAGAAGCACAGAAATATAATGGAAATGAGAATCTGAAGATCATTTATAGAAAATATTGA
- the LOC113764429 gene encoding putative late blight resistance protein homolog R1B-16, producing MEMASTCSSDRVFLDLELLLNRFRDRYVPYDVRGSIKHMKFLKTFLMCARKWSQSNDLYLESDNIVKKVSLPSFLSCIEDTFHEYEEDIRSLSLRSETDKYGVFLEIEKQIKLLKQQIIQIYFALASSRSLQSNSCMTDDELLEFIDLILQNLADLTNGYMDRNISESSISAALSARVQALEAKLTFLKSFIPFAKMRGTADIPASLLAHFEVVALNAARLSYMCSYWDDAEEMHNPQFYSMIYDQQQKIRAVDFHVYETYMEVLRASYCSASLHTPMVHDKQILNNFNDSLISCLWELLCYSLSFMDSMKDEMHMLYAGLRFLRSILREHQEKMDEQNEKIGAFLSEAGIIILSPTLNRVIEGEVSFLESTVVLDFCDMLANTNINLKHFKDQISGSSTIESLPNSSHSLSVQHVCKASRHMPSKGKMPIAHEVMVGLDDEAEKVIERLVSGTEQVEIVPIVGMAGLGKTTLAKKVYNDNSIIYNFHIRLWCTVSQEYNKKSLLTQILCSDGKHSRMDDLNEDDLLQKLYQKLKRNRYLVVLDDIWDFRAWNELRYSFPDEMNRSRIIFTSRSSNVASQVEYGGKPHYLRPLSEKESFELLQKKVFGKEDCPQALHGLGMEIAEKCRGLPLALVVVAGVLATIEHDICVWEEFAESLTLTMVSGADQCKKSLELSYEHLPYHLKECLLYFAAFREDAKIGAKNLMHLWIAEGFVEKIEGKRSEVIAEEYLMDLIGRNLVMVSESKSIGGVKTCYIHDLILEFCKTEAKAKNFLQVLRGYDELSTFNEHPNPPRLSICSSREDFIKSRLFCPHLGSLQLFHDETSAHPHWLNICFLFCIYKHLKVLKLEGIYLKIKELPTEIESLLCLRYLAFQALHMKFIPPSIAKLSNLETFCLRSTETVSLPDSIWNMKKLSHVHVWDGCFVFPLSSNDNVLENHSTLPNLDTLCDLYLSFDQAENLLRRIPNIRRLAISDGQTGNGVLNMSRLECLESLTLDVGCCSGPRGHFELSFPMNLKKLSLFCLGLPCSEMSLIEQLPNLEVLKIGCYTLDGERWELMEGGFPKLRVLTLSELDIVEWTETDPDSDDYFPCLQQLKLDQIRHLEMVPACLGRISTLETIKMERCRNDVKSLVMEIEEAQKSYGNENLKIIYETY from the coding sequence ATGGAGATGGCCTCCACTTGCAGCAGCGATCGTGTCTTCCTTGATCTAGAGTTGCTTCTGAACAGATTCCGAGACCGGTATGTTCCGTACGATGTTCGTGGTTCAATCAAACAcatgaaatttctcaaaacATTTCTTATGTGTGCTAGAAAGTGGAGCCAAAGCAATGATTTGTACTTGGAATCTGACAATATTGTGAAGAAGGTGAGTCTTCCATCTTTCTTATCTTGCATCGAAGATACCTTTCACGAATATGAGGAGGATATTCGCTCTCTTTCCCTTAGATCAGAAACGGACAAATATGGAGTGTTCCTTGAAATTGAGAAACAGATCAAATTACTTAAGcaacaaatcatccaaatttacTTTGCTTTGGCAAGCAGCAGGTCATTGCAATCAAATTCTTGTATGACAGATGATGAACTGTTGGAATTCATAGACCTCATCCTCCAAAATCTAGCAGATTTGACGAATGGCTATATGGATCGGAACATTAGTGAATCGTCTATTTCTGCTGCTTTGAGTGCTCGAGTCCAAGCCCTTGAAGCAAAGCTGACATTCTTGAAAAGCTTCATTCCCTTTGCCAAAATGCGAGGAACTGCAGATATTCCTGCCTCGCTATTGGCGCACTTTGAAGTGGTGGCTTTGAACGCAGCACGCCTCTCTTACATGTGCTCTTATTGGGATGATGCTGAGGAAATGCACAATCCTCAGTTCTACTCCATGATATATGATCAACAACAGAAGATCAGAGCTGTTGATTTTCATGTCTATGAGACTTATATGGAAGTGCTTAGAGCTTCATACTGCTCAGCATCATTACATACACCAATGGTGCATGATAAGCAGATATTGAACAACTTCAATGATTCTCTTATAAGTTGTCTCTGGGAGCTGTTATGCTACAGTTTAAGTTTTATGGATTCTATGAAAGATGAAATGCACATGCTCTATGCTGGACTGAGATTCTTGAGAAGCATTTTAAGGGAGCATCAGGAGAAAATGGatgaacaaaatgaaaaaattggagCTTTCCTTAGTGAGGCAGGGATTATAATACTCTCGCCCACTCTGAACAGAGTGATAGAAGGAGAAGTTAGCTTCTTAGAATCCACCGTGGTTCTTGATTTTTGTGATATGCTAGCCAATACCAACATCAATCTTAAGCATTTTAAGGATCAGATCAGTGGCTCAAGCACTATAGAGAGTCTTCCTAATTCCTCTCATAGCTTAAGTGTACAACATGTTTGCAAGGCTTCCAGGCACATGCCATCGAAAGGAAAAATGCCAATAGCCCATGAAGTCATGGTTGGTCTTGATGATGAGGCAGAAAAAGTAATTGAACGACTTGTAAGCGGAACAGAACAGGTGGAAATTGTTCCCATTGTGGGAATGGCTGGGCTTGGTAAAACAACTTTAGCCAAAAAGGTTTACAATGATAATTCAATTATCTATAACTTCCACATTCGCCTTTGGTGTACTGTTTCTCAAGAATATAACAAGAAAAGCTTGTTAACACAAATTTTGTGCTCTGATGGAAAACACTCTAGGATGGATGACTTGAATGAAGATGACTTGCTTCAAAAGCTCTATCAAAAGCTGAAGAGGAATAGGTATCTTGTTGTTCTTGATGATATCTGGGACTTTAGGGCATGGAATGAGTTGAGATATTCATTCCCAGATGAAATGAATAGAAGTAGAATCATCTTCACGAGTCGATCTTCTAATGTGGCTTCACAGGTTGAATATGGGGGGAAACCTCACTATCTTCGCCCGCTCAGTGAGAAAGAAAGTTTTGAATTACTGCAGAAGAAGGTATTTGGAAAAGAAGATTGTCCTCAGGCATTGCATGGGTTGGGAATGGAGATTGCCGAAAAGTGCAGGGGATTGCCACTTGCACTTGTTGTTGTAGCTGGAGTCCTAGCAACTATAGAGCATGATATTTGTGTTTGGGAAGAATTTGCTGAAAGTTTAACTTTGACCATGGTGTCTGGTGCAGACCAGTGCAAGAAGTCGTTGGAGCTCAGTTATGAGCATTTACCATATCACTTGAAGGAATGCTTGTTGTATTTTGCTGCATTTCGAGAAGATGCAAAAATTGGTGCCAAGAATTTGATGCATCTATGGATTGCAGAAGGGTTTGTggaaaaaattgaaggaaagagATCAGAGGTCATTGCAGAAGAATATCTGATGGATCTTATTGGTCGAAACTTAGTTATGGTAAGTGAAAGCAAATCCATTGGTGGAGTCAAAACTTGTTACATTCACGATCTGATACTTGAGTTCTGTAAGACAGAGGCAAAGGCAAAGAATTTTCTTCAGGTTCTGCGAGGATATGATGAGCTTTCCACATTTAATGAGCATCCCAACCCACCTCGGTTGTCCATTTGCTCCAGTCGAGAAGATTTTATAAAGTCAAGGCTATTTTGTCCACATTTAGGTAGTCTGCAGCTATTCCATGATGAGACTTCAGCACATCCTCATTGGCTTAATATCTGCTTCCTTTTCTGCATCTACAAACATCTGAAGGTTTTGAAGTTAGAAGGCATTTACCTAAAAATAAAGGAGCTTCCGACTGAAATCGAATCACTTCTTTGTTTGAGGTACTTAGCCTTTCAAGCTCTGCACATGAAATTCATTCCACCTTCTATAGCCAAGCTCTCAAATTTGGAAACCTTTTGTCTAAGATCTACTGAGACGGTTTCATTGCCAGATAGCATCTGGAACATGAAGAAGTTGAGTCATGTACACGTATGGGATGGCTGCtttgtttttcctctttcttccaaTGACAACGTTCTTGAAAACCACTCCACTTTACCCAATTTAGACACACTCTGCGATCTGTATCTTTCTTTTGATCAAGCAGAGAACTTATTGAGAAGGATTCCCAACATTCGCCGTCTTGCAATTTCCGATGGTCAGACTGGAAATGGAGTGTTGAACATGAGTCGACTAGAATGTCTAGAATCACTCACCTTAGATGTAGGCTGCTGCTCTGGTCCTCGGGGTCATTTTGAGCTTTCTTTTCCcatgaatttgaaaaagttgTCTCTTTTCTGTTTGGGTCTTCCCTGTAGTGAAATGTCATTGATTGAACAACTTCCCAATCTTGAGGTCCTCAAAATAGGATGCTATACATTGGACGGCGAAAGATGGGAGCTGATGGAAGGAGGTTTTCCTAAACTCAGGGTCTTGACTTTGTCCGAATTAGACATTGTGGAGTGGACAGAGACAGACCCTGACAGTGATGATTACTTCCCGTGCCTTCAGCAATTAAAACTCGACCAAATTAGACATTTGGAAATGGTGCCTGCTTGTTTAGGGCGTATATCAACTCTTGAAACAATTAAGATGGAGAGATGCAGGAATGATGTCAAATCTTTGGTAATGGAAATTGAAGAAGCACAGAAAAGTTATGGAAACGAGAATCTGAAGATCATTTATGAAACATATTGA